Proteins encoded together in one Macadamia integrifolia cultivar HAES 741 chromosome 8, SCU_Mint_v3, whole genome shotgun sequence window:
- the LOC122086090 gene encoding uncharacterized protein LOC122086090 yields MNFRSFDEFWPFYVNQHSKPLTRRWHFIGSLMGFIILVCSIFFKWWFVFFVPIFGYGCAWYSHFFVEGNIPATFGHPFWSFLCDIKMFGLMLTGQMDKEIKRLGKRPVLQVF; encoded by the coding sequence ATGAATTTCAGAAGCTTCGATGAGTTCTGGCCGTTCTACGTCAATCAACATTCAAAACCATTGACGAGGCGTTGGCATTTCATAGGCTCGCTTATGGGATTTATCATTCTGGTATGTTCAATTTTCTTCAAGTGGTGGTTTGTGTTCTTTGTGCCGATATTTGGTTACGGATGTGCTTGGTATAGCCATTTCTTCGTCGAAGGGAACATTCCAGCTACATTTGGGCATCCTTTTTGGTCTTTTCTTTGTGATATCAAGATGTTTGGGTTGATGCTTACTGGGCAGATGGATAAGGAGATCAAGAGGCTTGGAAAGAGGCCAGTATTGCAGGTCTTCTGA
- the LOC122087585 gene encoding alpha-glucan phosphorylase, H isozyme-like isoform X2: MGTTGKANSSASGISKKIPAVAHPLAGEPSDIAANINYHAQYSPHFSLFKFDPEQAYHATAESVRDRLIHQWNETYFHFHKVDPKQTYYLSMEFLQGRALTNAIGNLDIQDAYADALIKLGHELENISEQEKDAALGNGGLGRLASCFLDSMATLNFPAWGYGLRYRYGLFKQRITREGQEEIAEDWLEKFSPWEVVRHDIIYPIRFFGHVEVSPSGSRKWVGGEVLQALACDVPIPGYKTKNTISLRLWEAKAGAGDFNLFQFNDGQYESAAQLHSSAQQICAVLYPGDATENGKLLRLKQQFFLCSASLQDIIFRFKERRDANGSWQWSEFPSKVAVQLNDTHPTLAIPELMRLLMDDEELGWDEAWDITTRTIAYTNHTVLPEALEKWSQPVMWKLIPRHMEIIEEIDKQFVAMIRSTRPDLESKLDSMRVLDNNPQKPVVRMANLCVLSSHTVNGVAELHSEILKSELFVDYVSMWPAKFQNKTNGITPRRWLRFCSPELSSIITKWLKTDKWVTNLDLLLKLRQFADNEELHAEWAAAKMANKQRLAQYVLQVTGLSIDPSSLFDIQVKRIHEYKRQLLNILGAIYRYKKLKEMSPEERKKTTPRTIMIGGKAFATYTNAKRIVKLVNDVGDVVNTDPEVNDYLKVVFVPNYNVTVAEMLIPGSELSQHISTAGMEASGTSNMKFSLNGCLIIGTLDGANVEIREEIGEENFFLFGAKADEVPRLRKERENGLFKPDSRFEEAKQFIRTGAFGSYDYNPLLDSLEGNSGYGRGDYFLVGHDFPSYMEAQAKVDEAYKDKKKWIRMSILSTAGSGKFSSDRTIVQYAKEIWKIEECPVP, encoded by the exons ATGGGAACTACTGGAAAAGCCAATAGTTCTGCTTCTGGAATTTCTAAAAAAATCCCGGCAGTAGCACATCCCTTGGCAGGAGAACCATCAGATATTGCTGCCAATATCAATTACCACGCACAATACAGtcctcatttttctcttttcaagtTTGATCCGGAGCAAGCATACCATGCAACAGCAGAGAGTGTTCGCGACCGCCTCATACAT CAATGGAATGAAACATACTTTCATTTTCACAAAGTTGATCCAAAACAAACTTACTACCTGTCGATGGAGTTTCTTCAAGGCCGTGCTCTAACAAATGCAATTGGAAATCTGGACATTCAAGATGCATATGCTGATGCTTTGATTAAGTTGGGACATGAGCTTGAGAACATTTCTGAACAG gagAAAGATGCGGCCCTTGGAAATGGTGGTTTAGGGAGGCTTGCATCATGCTTTCTTGACTCCATGGCTACACTAAATTTTCCTGCATGGGGTTATGGTTTACGATACAGATATGGACTGTTCAAGCAAAGGATTACCAGGGAGGGACAAGAAGAAATTGCAGAGGATTGGCTCGAG AAGTTCAGTCCATGGGAAGTTGTCAGACATGATATCATATATCCTATTAGGTTTTTTGGTCATGTGGAGGTCTCTCCTTCTGGATC TCGAAAGTGGGTTGGGGGAGAGGTTCTTCAAGCTCTCGCTTGTGATGTCCCCATTCCAGGATACAAGACCAAGAACACCATTAGTCTTCGTCTTTGGGAAGCAAAAGCTGGGGCTGGGGATTTCAATTTATTCCAATTTAACGATGGACAATATGAGTCTGCTGCACAGCTTCATTCAAGTGCTCAGCAG ATTTGTGCAGTTCTATATCCTGGAGATGCTACAGAAAATGGAAAGCTTTTACGATTGAAGCAACAATTTTTCCTTTGCAGTGCTTCACTTCAG GACATAATTTTCAGATTTAAGGAGAGGAGAGATGCAAATGGCTCATGGCAGTGGTCTGAGTTTCCAAGCAAAGTTGCAGTGCAACTGAATGATACACATCCTACTCTTGCAATTCCAGAATTGATGCGGCTACTAATGGACGATGAAGAGCTTGGATGGGATGAAGCCTGGGATATAACGACTAG GACAATTGCTTATACCAATCACACAGTCCTTCCTGAAGCACTAGAGAAATGGTCACAACCTGTTATGTGGAAGCTTATCCCTCGCCACATGGAGATCATAGAAGAAATAGATAAGCAA TTTGTGGCCATGATACGTTCCACCCGACCTGATCTTGAGAGTAAGCTTGATAGCATGAGAGTCCTGGACAATAATCCTCAGAAGCCAGTCGTGCGGATGGCAAATTTATGCGTGCTGTCCTCACACACG GTAAATGGGGTGGCGGAGTTACACAGTGAGATCTTAAAATCAGAGTTGTTTGTAGATTATGTTTCTATGTGGCCTGCCAAGTTTCAGAATAAAACCAATGGCATCACTCCTCGCCGATGGCTCCGTTTTTGCAGCCCTGAATTGAGTAGCATAATCACAAAGTGGTTAAAAACTGATAAATGGGTTACCAATCTCGACCTTCTTTTGAAGCTTCGCCAG TTTGCTGACAATGAGGAATTGCATGCTGAATGGGCAGCTGCCAAGATGGCTAACAAACAGCGTCTGGCACAGTATGTTTTGCAAGTGACAGGTTTAAGCATCGACCCCAGCAGCCTTTTTGACATACAAGTTAAGCGTATCCATGAATATAAGAGACAGCTTCTGAACATTTTGGGTGCAATTTATAGATACAAGAAATTAAAG GAGATGAGcccagaagaaaggaaaaagacaaCCCCACGCACTATCATGATTGGAGGAAAGGCATTTGCAACATATACAAATGCCAAAAGGATTGTCAAGCTGGTTAATGATGTTGGTGATGTTGTCAACACTGATCCTGAAGTCAATGACTATTTGAAG gttgtttttgttccaaattaCAATGTGACCGTGGCAGAAATGCTAATCCCAGGAAGTGAGTTGTCACAGCACATCAGCACTGCAGGCATGGAAGCAAGTGGCACTAGCAACATGAAATTTTCCCTTAATGGCTGCCTCATAATAGGAACACTGGATGGGGCCAATGTggaaatcagagaagaaattgggGAAGagaatttcttcctttttggtGCCAAAGCAGACGAAGTCCCAAGGTTGCGCAAGGAGCGAGAAAATGGACTG TTCAAGCCAGATTCACGGTTTGAAGAGGCAAAACAATTTATAAGGACTGGTGCATTTGGAAGCTATGACTATAACCCACTCCTTGATTCTTTAGAGGGTAACAGTGGATATGGCCGTGGTGATTATTTTCTCGTTGGTCATGACTTCCCAAGCTATATGGAAGCTCAAGCAAAGGTGGATGAAGCTTACAA GGATAAGAAGAAATGGATCAGAATGTCAATACTTAGCACAGCTGGAAGCGGAAAATTCAGCAGTGACCGGACAATCGTACAGTATGCGAAGGAAATCTGGAAGATAGAAGAGTGCCCCGTACCATAA
- the LOC122087585 gene encoding alpha-glucan phosphorylase, H isozyme-like isoform X1, with protein sequence MSTTELLGEPEMGTTGKANSSASGISKKIPAVAHPLAGEPSDIAANINYHAQYSPHFSLFKFDPEQAYHATAESVRDRLIHQWNETYFHFHKVDPKQTYYLSMEFLQGRALTNAIGNLDIQDAYADALIKLGHELENISEQEKDAALGNGGLGRLASCFLDSMATLNFPAWGYGLRYRYGLFKQRITREGQEEIAEDWLEKFSPWEVVRHDIIYPIRFFGHVEVSPSGSRKWVGGEVLQALACDVPIPGYKTKNTISLRLWEAKAGAGDFNLFQFNDGQYESAAQLHSSAQQICAVLYPGDATENGKLLRLKQQFFLCSASLQDIIFRFKERRDANGSWQWSEFPSKVAVQLNDTHPTLAIPELMRLLMDDEELGWDEAWDITTRTIAYTNHTVLPEALEKWSQPVMWKLIPRHMEIIEEIDKQFVAMIRSTRPDLESKLDSMRVLDNNPQKPVVRMANLCVLSSHTVNGVAELHSEILKSELFVDYVSMWPAKFQNKTNGITPRRWLRFCSPELSSIITKWLKTDKWVTNLDLLLKLRQFADNEELHAEWAAAKMANKQRLAQYVLQVTGLSIDPSSLFDIQVKRIHEYKRQLLNILGAIYRYKKLKEMSPEERKKTTPRTIMIGGKAFATYTNAKRIVKLVNDVGDVVNTDPEVNDYLKVVFVPNYNVTVAEMLIPGSELSQHISTAGMEASGTSNMKFSLNGCLIIGTLDGANVEIREEIGEENFFLFGAKADEVPRLRKERENGLFKPDSRFEEAKQFIRTGAFGSYDYNPLLDSLEGNSGYGRGDYFLVGHDFPSYMEAQAKVDEAYKDKKKWIRMSILSTAGSGKFSSDRTIVQYAKEIWKIEECPVP encoded by the exons atgag TACCACTGAATTGCTAGGAGAACCAGAGATGGGAACTACTGGAAAAGCCAATAGTTCTGCTTCTGGAATTTCTAAAAAAATCCCGGCAGTAGCACATCCCTTGGCAGGAGAACCATCAGATATTGCTGCCAATATCAATTACCACGCACAATACAGtcctcatttttctcttttcaagtTTGATCCGGAGCAAGCATACCATGCAACAGCAGAGAGTGTTCGCGACCGCCTCATACAT CAATGGAATGAAACATACTTTCATTTTCACAAAGTTGATCCAAAACAAACTTACTACCTGTCGATGGAGTTTCTTCAAGGCCGTGCTCTAACAAATGCAATTGGAAATCTGGACATTCAAGATGCATATGCTGATGCTTTGATTAAGTTGGGACATGAGCTTGAGAACATTTCTGAACAG gagAAAGATGCGGCCCTTGGAAATGGTGGTTTAGGGAGGCTTGCATCATGCTTTCTTGACTCCATGGCTACACTAAATTTTCCTGCATGGGGTTATGGTTTACGATACAGATATGGACTGTTCAAGCAAAGGATTACCAGGGAGGGACAAGAAGAAATTGCAGAGGATTGGCTCGAG AAGTTCAGTCCATGGGAAGTTGTCAGACATGATATCATATATCCTATTAGGTTTTTTGGTCATGTGGAGGTCTCTCCTTCTGGATC TCGAAAGTGGGTTGGGGGAGAGGTTCTTCAAGCTCTCGCTTGTGATGTCCCCATTCCAGGATACAAGACCAAGAACACCATTAGTCTTCGTCTTTGGGAAGCAAAAGCTGGGGCTGGGGATTTCAATTTATTCCAATTTAACGATGGACAATATGAGTCTGCTGCACAGCTTCATTCAAGTGCTCAGCAG ATTTGTGCAGTTCTATATCCTGGAGATGCTACAGAAAATGGAAAGCTTTTACGATTGAAGCAACAATTTTTCCTTTGCAGTGCTTCACTTCAG GACATAATTTTCAGATTTAAGGAGAGGAGAGATGCAAATGGCTCATGGCAGTGGTCTGAGTTTCCAAGCAAAGTTGCAGTGCAACTGAATGATACACATCCTACTCTTGCAATTCCAGAATTGATGCGGCTACTAATGGACGATGAAGAGCTTGGATGGGATGAAGCCTGGGATATAACGACTAG GACAATTGCTTATACCAATCACACAGTCCTTCCTGAAGCACTAGAGAAATGGTCACAACCTGTTATGTGGAAGCTTATCCCTCGCCACATGGAGATCATAGAAGAAATAGATAAGCAA TTTGTGGCCATGATACGTTCCACCCGACCTGATCTTGAGAGTAAGCTTGATAGCATGAGAGTCCTGGACAATAATCCTCAGAAGCCAGTCGTGCGGATGGCAAATTTATGCGTGCTGTCCTCACACACG GTAAATGGGGTGGCGGAGTTACACAGTGAGATCTTAAAATCAGAGTTGTTTGTAGATTATGTTTCTATGTGGCCTGCCAAGTTTCAGAATAAAACCAATGGCATCACTCCTCGCCGATGGCTCCGTTTTTGCAGCCCTGAATTGAGTAGCATAATCACAAAGTGGTTAAAAACTGATAAATGGGTTACCAATCTCGACCTTCTTTTGAAGCTTCGCCAG TTTGCTGACAATGAGGAATTGCATGCTGAATGGGCAGCTGCCAAGATGGCTAACAAACAGCGTCTGGCACAGTATGTTTTGCAAGTGACAGGTTTAAGCATCGACCCCAGCAGCCTTTTTGACATACAAGTTAAGCGTATCCATGAATATAAGAGACAGCTTCTGAACATTTTGGGTGCAATTTATAGATACAAGAAATTAAAG GAGATGAGcccagaagaaaggaaaaagacaaCCCCACGCACTATCATGATTGGAGGAAAGGCATTTGCAACATATACAAATGCCAAAAGGATTGTCAAGCTGGTTAATGATGTTGGTGATGTTGTCAACACTGATCCTGAAGTCAATGACTATTTGAAG gttgtttttgttccaaattaCAATGTGACCGTGGCAGAAATGCTAATCCCAGGAAGTGAGTTGTCACAGCACATCAGCACTGCAGGCATGGAAGCAAGTGGCACTAGCAACATGAAATTTTCCCTTAATGGCTGCCTCATAATAGGAACACTGGATGGGGCCAATGTggaaatcagagaagaaattgggGAAGagaatttcttcctttttggtGCCAAAGCAGACGAAGTCCCAAGGTTGCGCAAGGAGCGAGAAAATGGACTG TTCAAGCCAGATTCACGGTTTGAAGAGGCAAAACAATTTATAAGGACTGGTGCATTTGGAAGCTATGACTATAACCCACTCCTTGATTCTTTAGAGGGTAACAGTGGATATGGCCGTGGTGATTATTTTCTCGTTGGTCATGACTTCCCAAGCTATATGGAAGCTCAAGCAAAGGTGGATGAAGCTTACAA GGATAAGAAGAAATGGATCAGAATGTCAATACTTAGCACAGCTGGAAGCGGAAAATTCAGCAGTGACCGGACAATCGTACAGTATGCGAAGGAAATCTGGAAGATAGAAGAGTGCCCCGTACCATAA